From a single Callithrix jacchus isolate 240 chromosome 5, calJac240_pri, whole genome shotgun sequence genomic region:
- the HDAC5 gene encoding histone deacetylase 5 isoform X30: MNSPNESADGMSGREPSLEILPRTSLHSIPVTVEVKPVLPGAMPSSMGGGGGGSHSPVELRGALVGSVDPTLREQQLQQELLALKQQQQLQKQLLFAEFQKQHDHLTRQHEVQLQKHLKQQQEMLAAKQQQEMLAAKRQQELEQQRQREQQRQEELEKQRLEQQLLILRNKEKSKESAIASTEVKLRLQEFLLSKSKEPTPGGLNHSLPQHPKCWGAHHASLDQSSPPQSGPPGTPPSYKLPLPGPYDSRDDFPLRKTASEPNLKVRSRLKQKVAERRSSPLLRRKDGTVISTFKKRAVEITASSVCNSAPGSGPSSPNSSHSTIAENGFTGSVPNIPTEMLPQHRALPLDSSPNQFSLYTSPSLPNISLGLQATVTVTNSHLTASPKLSTQQEAERQALQSLRQGGMLTGKFMSTSSIPGCLLGVALEGDGSPHGHASLLQHVLLLEQARQQSTLIAVPLHGQSPLVTGERVATSMRTVGKLPRHRPLSRTQSSPLPQSPQALQQLVMQQQHQQFLEKQKQQQLQLGKILTKTGELPRQPTTHPEETEEELTEQQEALLGEGALTMPREGSTESESTQEDLEEEEEEEEEDGEEEDCIQVKDEEGESGAEEGPNSEEPSAGYKKLFSDAQQLQPLQVYQAPLSLATVPHQALGRTQSSPAAPGGMKSPPDQPVKHLFTTGPISQKMYAVLPCGGIGNGFAIIRPPGHHAEESTAMGFCFFNSVAITAKLLQQKLNVGKVLIVDWDIHHGNGTQQAFYNDPSVLYISLHRYDNGNFFPGSGAPEEVGGGPGVGYNVNVAWTGGVDPPIGDVEYLTAFRTVVMPIAHEFSPDVVLVSAGFDAVEGHLSPLGGYSVTARCFGHLTRQLMTLAEGRVVLALEGGHDLTAICDASEACVSALLSVELQPLDEAVLQQKPNINAVATLEKVIEIQSKHWSCVQKFAAGLGRSLREAQAGETEEAETVSAMALLSVGAEQVQAAAAREHSPRPAEEPMEQEPAL, encoded by the exons TGGAGGTGAAGCCGGTGCTGCCAGGAGCCATGCCCAGCTccatggggggtgggggtggaggcagcCACAGCCCTGTGGAGCTACGGGGGGCTCTGGTGGGCTCTGTGGACCCCACACTGCGGGAGCAGCAACTGCAGCAGGAGCTCCTGGCGctcaagcagcagcagcagctgcagaagcAGCTCCTGTTCGCTGAGTTCCAGAAACAGCATGACCACCTGACAAGGCAGCATGAGGTCCAGCTGCAGAAGCACCTCAAG CAGCAGCAGGAGATGCTGGCAGCCAAACAGCAGCAGGAGATGCTGGCAGCCAAGCGGCAGCAGGAGCTGGAGCAGCAGCGGCAGCGGGAGCAGCAGCGGCAGGAAGAGCTGGAAAAGCAGCGGCTGGAGCAACAGCTGCTTATCCTGCGGAACAAGGAGAAGAGCAAAGAGA GTGCCATCGCCAGCACCGAGGTAAAGCTGAGGCTCCAGGAATTCCTCTTGTCGAAGTCAAAGGAGCCCACACCAGGCGGCCTCAACCATTCCCTCCCACAGCACCCCAAATGCTG GGGAGCCCACCATGCTTCTTTGGACCAGAGTTCCCCTCCCCAGAGTGGCCCCCCTGGGACGCCTCCCTCCTACAAACTGCCTTTGCCTGGGCCCTACGACAGTCGAGACGACTTCCCCCTCCGCAAAACAG CCTCTGAACCCAACTTGAAAGTTCGTTCAAGGCTAAAACAGAAGGTGGCAGAGCGGAGAAGCAGTCCCCTCCTGCGTCGCAAGGATGGGACTGTTATTAGCACCTTTAAGAAGAGAGCTGTTGAGATCACAG CGTCGTCCGTGTGTAACAGCGCACCAGGCTCCGGCCCCAGCTCTCCTAACAGCTCCCACAGCACCATCGCTGAGAATGGCTTTACTGGCTCAGTCCCCAACATCCCTACCGAG ATGCTCCCCCAGCACCGAGCCCTCCCTCTGGACAGCTCCCCCAACCAGTTCAGCCTCTACACATCTCCCTCTCTGCCTAACATCTCCCTAGGGCTGCAGGCCACGGTCACTGTCACCAACTCGCACCTCACC gCCTCCCCGAAGCTGTCAACGCAGCAGGAGGCCGAGAGGCAGGCCCTCCAGTCCCTGCGGCAGGGTGGCATGCTGACCGGCAAGTTCATGAGCACATCCTCTATCCCTGGCTGCCTGCTGGGCGTGGCACTGGAGGGCGACGGGAGCCCCCATGGACATGCCTCCCTGCTGCAGCACGTGCTACTGCTGGAGCAGGCCCGGCAGCAGAGCACCCTCATTGCTG TGCCACTCCACGGGCAGTCCCCACTAGTGACGGGTGAACGTGTGGCCACCAGCATGCGGACAGTGGGCAAGCTCCCACGGCATCGGCCCCTGAGCCGCACTCAGTCCTCACCGCTGCCGCAGAGTCCCCAGGCCCTGCAGCAGCTGGTCATGCAACAGCAGCACCAGCAGTTCCTggagaagcagaagcagcagcagctgcagctgggCAAG ATCCTCACCAAAACAGGGGAGCTGCCCAGGCAGCCCACCACCCACCCTGAGGAAACAGAGGAGGAGCTGACGGAGCAGCAGGAGGCCTTGCTGGGGGAGGGAGCCCTGACCATGCCCCGGGAGGGCTCCACAGAGAGTGAGAGCACACAGGAagacctggaggaggaggaggaggaggaggaagaggatggggaggaggaggattgCATCCAGGTCAAGGACGAGGAGGGTGAGAGTGGTGCTGAGGAGGGGCCCAACTCGGAGGAGCCCAGTGCTGGTTACAAAAAG CTATTCTCAGATGCCCAAcagctgcagccactgcaggtgtaCCAGGCACCCCTCAGCCTGGCCACTGTGCCTCACCAGGCCCTGGGCCGCACGCAGTCCTCCCCTGCTGCCCCTGGAGGCATGAAGAGCCctccagaccagcctgtgaaACACCTGTTCACCACAG GCCCCATCAGCCAGAAGATGTATGCCGTGCTGCCTTGTGGGGGCATCGGG AATGGATTTGCCATCATCCGGCCCCCAGGACACCACGCCGAGGAGTCCACAGCCAT GGGATTCTGCTTTTTCAACTCCGTAGCCATCACAGCAAAACTCCTACAACAGAAGTTGAACGTGGGCAAGGTTCTCATCGTGGACTGG GACATTCACCACGGCAATGGCACCCAGCAGGCATTCTACAACGACCCCTCTGTGCTCTACATCTCTCTGCATCGCTATGACAACGGGAACTTCTTTCCAGGCTCTGGGGCTCCTGAAGAG GTTGGTGGAGGGCCAGGCGTGGGGTACAATGTGAATGTGGCATGGACAGGAGGTGTGGACCCCCCCATTGGAGACGTGGAGTACCTTACAGCCTTCAG GACAGTGGTGATGCCCATTGCCCACGAGTTCTCACCTGACGTGGTCctagtctctgccgggtttgaTGCTGTTGAAGGACATCTGTCACCACTGGGTGGCTACTCTGTCACTGCCAGAT GTTTTGGCCACTTGACCAGGCAGCTGATGACCCTGGCAGAGGGCCGGGTGGTGCTGGCCCTGGAGGGAGGCCACGACTTGACCGCCATCTGTGATGCCTCTGAGGCTTGTGTCTCGGCTCTGCTCAGTGTAGAG CTGCAGCCCTTGGATGAGGCAGTCTTGCAGCAAAAGCCCAATATCAATGCAGTGGCCACACTAGAGAAAGTCATCGAGATCCAGA GCAAACACTGGAGCTGTGTGCAGAAGTTCGCCGCTGGTCTGGGCCGTTCCCTgcgggaggcccaggcaggtgagaCCGAGGAGGCTGAGACTGTGAGCGCCATGGCCTTGCTGTCAGTGGGGGCTGAGCAGGTCCAGGCTGCGGCAGCCCGGGAGCACAGCCCCAG GCCGGCAGAGGAGCCCATGGAGCAGGAGCCTGCCCTGTGA
- the HDAC5 gene encoding histone deacetylase 5 isoform X9, protein MNSPNESVEVKPVLPGAMPSSMGGGGGGSHSPVELRGALVGSVDPTLREQQLQQELLALKQQQQLQKQLLFAEFQKQHDHLTRQHEVQLQKHLKQQQEMLAAKQQQEMLAAKRQQELEQQRQREQQRQEELEKQRLEQQLLILRNKEKSKESAIASTEVKLRLQEFLLSKSKEPTPGGLNHSLPQHPKCWGAHHASLDQSSPPQSGPPGTPPSYKLPLPGPYDSRDDFPLRKTASEPNLKVRSRLKQKVAERRSSPLLRRKDGTVISTFKKRAVEITGAGPGASSVCNSAPGSGPSSPNSSHSTIAENGFTGSVPNIPTEMLPQHRALPLDSSPNQFSLYTSPSLPNISLGLQATVTVTNSHLTASPKLSTQQEAERQALQSLRQGGMLTGKFMSTSSIPGCLLGVALEGDGSPHGHASLLQHVLLLEQARQQSTLIAVPLHGQSPLVTGERVATSMRTVGKLPRHRPLSRTQSSPLPQSPQALQQLVMQQQHQQFLEKQKQQQLQLGKILTKTGELPRQPTTHPEETEEELTEQQEALLGEGALTMPREGSTESESTQEDLEEEEEEEEEDGEEEDCIQVKDEEGESGAEEGPNSEEPSAGYKKLFSDAQQLQPLQVYQAPLSLATVPHQALGRTQSSPAAPGGMKSPPDQPVKHLFTTGVVYDTFMLKHQCMCGNTHVHPEHAGRIQSIWSRLQETGLLSKCERIRGRKATLEEIQAVHSEYHTLLYGTSPLNRQKLDSKKLLGPISQKMYAVLPCGGIGVDSDTVWNEMHSSSAVRMAVGCLLELAFKVAAGELKNGFAIIRPPGHHAEESTAMGFCFFNSVAITAKLLQQKLNVGKVLIVDWDIHHGNGTQQAFYNDPSVLYISLHRYDNGNFFPGSGAPEEVGGGPGVGYNVNVAWTGGVDPPIGDVEYLTAFRTVVMPIAHEFSPDVVLVSAGFDAVEGHLSPLGGYSVTARCFGHLTRQLMTLAEGRVVLALEGGHDLTAICDASEACVSALLSVELQPLDEAVLQQKPNINAVATLEKVIEIQSKHWSCVQKFAAGLGRSLREAQAGETEEAETVSAMALLSVGAEQVQAAAAREHSPRPAEEPMEQEPAL, encoded by the exons TGGAGGTGAAGCCGGTGCTGCCAGGAGCCATGCCCAGCTccatggggggtgggggtggaggcagcCACAGCCCTGTGGAGCTACGGGGGGCTCTGGTGGGCTCTGTGGACCCCACACTGCGGGAGCAGCAACTGCAGCAGGAGCTCCTGGCGctcaagcagcagcagcagctgcagaagcAGCTCCTGTTCGCTGAGTTCCAGAAACAGCATGACCACCTGACAAGGCAGCATGAGGTCCAGCTGCAGAAGCACCTCAAG CAGCAGCAGGAGATGCTGGCAGCCAAACAGCAGCAGGAGATGCTGGCAGCCAAGCGGCAGCAGGAGCTGGAGCAGCAGCGGCAGCGGGAGCAGCAGCGGCAGGAAGAGCTGGAAAAGCAGCGGCTGGAGCAACAGCTGCTTATCCTGCGGAACAAGGAGAAGAGCAAAGAGA GTGCCATCGCCAGCACCGAGGTAAAGCTGAGGCTCCAGGAATTCCTCTTGTCGAAGTCAAAGGAGCCCACACCAGGCGGCCTCAACCATTCCCTCCCACAGCACCCCAAATGCTG GGGAGCCCACCATGCTTCTTTGGACCAGAGTTCCCCTCCCCAGAGTGGCCCCCCTGGGACGCCTCCCTCCTACAAACTGCCTTTGCCTGGGCCCTACGACAGTCGAGACGACTTCCCCCTCCGCAAAACAG CCTCTGAACCCAACTTGAAAGTTCGTTCAAGGCTAAAACAGAAGGTGGCAGAGCGGAGAAGCAGTCCCCTCCTGCGTCGCAAGGATGGGACTGTTATTAGCACCTTTAAGAAGAGAGCTGTTGAGATCACAGGTGCTGGGCCTGGGG CGTCGTCCGTGTGTAACAGCGCACCAGGCTCCGGCCCCAGCTCTCCTAACAGCTCCCACAGCACCATCGCTGAGAATGGCTTTACTGGCTCAGTCCCCAACATCCCTACCGAG ATGCTCCCCCAGCACCGAGCCCTCCCTCTGGACAGCTCCCCCAACCAGTTCAGCCTCTACACATCTCCCTCTCTGCCTAACATCTCCCTAGGGCTGCAGGCCACGGTCACTGTCACCAACTCGCACCTCACC gCCTCCCCGAAGCTGTCAACGCAGCAGGAGGCCGAGAGGCAGGCCCTCCAGTCCCTGCGGCAGGGTGGCATGCTGACCGGCAAGTTCATGAGCACATCCTCTATCCCTGGCTGCCTGCTGGGCGTGGCACTGGAGGGCGACGGGAGCCCCCATGGACATGCCTCCCTGCTGCAGCACGTGCTACTGCTGGAGCAGGCCCGGCAGCAGAGCACCCTCATTGCTG TGCCACTCCACGGGCAGTCCCCACTAGTGACGGGTGAACGTGTGGCCACCAGCATGCGGACAGTGGGCAAGCTCCCACGGCATCGGCCCCTGAGCCGCACTCAGTCCTCACCGCTGCCGCAGAGTCCCCAGGCCCTGCAGCAGCTGGTCATGCAACAGCAGCACCAGCAGTTCCTggagaagcagaagcagcagcagctgcagctgggCAAG ATCCTCACCAAAACAGGGGAGCTGCCCAGGCAGCCCACCACCCACCCTGAGGAAACAGAGGAGGAGCTGACGGAGCAGCAGGAGGCCTTGCTGGGGGAGGGAGCCCTGACCATGCCCCGGGAGGGCTCCACAGAGAGTGAGAGCACACAGGAagacctggaggaggaggaggaggaggaggaagaggatggggaggaggaggattgCATCCAGGTCAAGGACGAGGAGGGTGAGAGTGGTGCTGAGGAGGGGCCCAACTCGGAGGAGCCCAGTGCTGGTTACAAAAAG CTATTCTCAGATGCCCAAcagctgcagccactgcaggtgtaCCAGGCACCCCTCAGCCTGGCCACTGTGCCTCACCAGGCCCTGGGCCGCACGCAGTCCTCCCCTGCTGCCCCTGGAGGCATGAAGAGCCctccagaccagcctgtgaaACACCTGTTCACCACAG GTGTGGTCTACGACACGTTCATGCTAAAGCACCAGTGCATGTGCGGAAACACACATGTGCACCCTGAACATGCTGGCCGGATCCAGAGCATCTGGTCCCGGCTGCAGGAGACAGGCCTGCTTAGCAAGTGCGAG CGGATCCGGGGTCGCAAAGCCACGTTAGAGGAGATCCAGGCAGTGCACTCTGAATACCACACCCTGCTCTATGGGACCAGCCCCCTCAACCGGCAGAAGCTGGACAGCAAGAAGTTGCTTG GCCCCATCAGCCAGAAGATGTATGCCGTGCTGCCTTGTGGGGGCATCGGG GTGGACAGCGACACTGTGTGGAATGAGATGCACTCCTCCAGTGCTGTGCGCATGGCGGTGGGCTGCCTGCTGGAGCTGGCCTTCAAGGTGGCTGCGGGAGAGCTTAAG AATGGATTTGCCATCATCCGGCCCCCAGGACACCACGCCGAGGAGTCCACAGCCAT GGGATTCTGCTTTTTCAACTCCGTAGCCATCACAGCAAAACTCCTACAACAGAAGTTGAACGTGGGCAAGGTTCTCATCGTGGACTGG GACATTCACCACGGCAATGGCACCCAGCAGGCATTCTACAACGACCCCTCTGTGCTCTACATCTCTCTGCATCGCTATGACAACGGGAACTTCTTTCCAGGCTCTGGGGCTCCTGAAGAG GTTGGTGGAGGGCCAGGCGTGGGGTACAATGTGAATGTGGCATGGACAGGAGGTGTGGACCCCCCCATTGGAGACGTGGAGTACCTTACAGCCTTCAG GACAGTGGTGATGCCCATTGCCCACGAGTTCTCACCTGACGTGGTCctagtctctgccgggtttgaTGCTGTTGAAGGACATCTGTCACCACTGGGTGGCTACTCTGTCACTGCCAGAT GTTTTGGCCACTTGACCAGGCAGCTGATGACCCTGGCAGAGGGCCGGGTGGTGCTGGCCCTGGAGGGAGGCCACGACTTGACCGCCATCTGTGATGCCTCTGAGGCTTGTGTCTCGGCTCTGCTCAGTGTAGAG CTGCAGCCCTTGGATGAGGCAGTCTTGCAGCAAAAGCCCAATATCAATGCAGTGGCCACACTAGAGAAAGTCATCGAGATCCAGA GCAAACACTGGAGCTGTGTGCAGAAGTTCGCCGCTGGTCTGGGCCGTTCCCTgcgggaggcccaggcaggtgagaCCGAGGAGGCTGAGACTGTGAGCGCCATGGCCTTGCTGTCAGTGGGGGCTGAGCAGGTCCAGGCTGCGGCAGCCCGGGAGCACAGCCCCAG GCCGGCAGAGGAGCCCATGGAGCAGGAGCCTGCCCTGTGA
- the HDAC5 gene encoding histone deacetylase 5 isoform X25 translates to MNSPNESDGMSGREPSLEILPRTSLHSIPVTVEVKPVLPGAMPSSMGGGGGGSHSPVELRGALVGSVDPTLREQQLQQELLALKQQQQLQKQLLFAEFQKQHDHLTRQHEVQLQKHLKQQQEMLAAKQQQEMLAAKRQQELEQQRQREQQRQEELEKQRLEQQLLILRNKEKSKESAIASTEVKLRLQEFLLSKSKEPTPGGLNHSLPQHPKCWGAHHASLDQSSPPQSGPPGTPPSYKLPLPGPYDSRDDFPLRKTASEPNLKVRSRLKQKVAERRSSPLLRRKDGTVISTFKKRAVEITASSVCNSAPGSGPSSPNSSHSTIAENGFTGSVPNIPTEMLPQHRALPLDSSPNQFSLYTSPSLPNISLGLQATVTVTNSHLTASPKLSTQQEAERQALQSLRQGGMLTGKFMSTSSIPGCLLGVALEGDGSPHGHASLLQHVLLLEQARQQSTLIAVPLHGQSPLVTGERVATSMRTVGKLPRHRPLSRTQSSPLPQSPQALQQLVMQQQHQQFLEKQKQQQLQLGKILTKTGELPRQPTTHPEETEEELTEQQEALLGEGALTMPREGSTESESTQEDLEEEEEEEEEDGEEEDCIQVKDEEGESGAEEGPNSEEPSAGYKKLFSDAQQLQPLQVYQAPLSLATVPHQALGRTQSSPAAPGGMKSPPDQPVKHLFTTGPISQKMYAVLPCGGIGVDSDTVWNEMHSSSAVRMAVGCLLELAFKVAAGELKNGFAIIRPPGHHAEESTAMGFCFFNSVAITAKLLQQKLNVGKVLIVDWDIHHGNGTQQAFYNDPSVLYISLHRYDNGNFFPGSGAPEEVGGGPGVGYNVNVAWTGGVDPPIGDVEYLTAFRTVVMPIAHEFSPDVVLVSAGFDAVEGHLSPLGGYSVTARCFGHLTRQLMTLAEGRVVLALEGGHDLTAICDASEACVSALLSVELQPLDEAVLQQKPNINAVATLEKVIEIQSKHWSCVQKFAAGLGRSLREAQAGETEEAETVSAMALLSVGAEQVQAAAAREHSPRPAEEPMEQEPAL, encoded by the exons TGGAGGTGAAGCCGGTGCTGCCAGGAGCCATGCCCAGCTccatggggggtgggggtggaggcagcCACAGCCCTGTGGAGCTACGGGGGGCTCTGGTGGGCTCTGTGGACCCCACACTGCGGGAGCAGCAACTGCAGCAGGAGCTCCTGGCGctcaagcagcagcagcagctgcagaagcAGCTCCTGTTCGCTGAGTTCCAGAAACAGCATGACCACCTGACAAGGCAGCATGAGGTCCAGCTGCAGAAGCACCTCAAG CAGCAGCAGGAGATGCTGGCAGCCAAACAGCAGCAGGAGATGCTGGCAGCCAAGCGGCAGCAGGAGCTGGAGCAGCAGCGGCAGCGGGAGCAGCAGCGGCAGGAAGAGCTGGAAAAGCAGCGGCTGGAGCAACAGCTGCTTATCCTGCGGAACAAGGAGAAGAGCAAAGAGA GTGCCATCGCCAGCACCGAGGTAAAGCTGAGGCTCCAGGAATTCCTCTTGTCGAAGTCAAAGGAGCCCACACCAGGCGGCCTCAACCATTCCCTCCCACAGCACCCCAAATGCTG GGGAGCCCACCATGCTTCTTTGGACCAGAGTTCCCCTCCCCAGAGTGGCCCCCCTGGGACGCCTCCCTCCTACAAACTGCCTTTGCCTGGGCCCTACGACAGTCGAGACGACTTCCCCCTCCGCAAAACAG CCTCTGAACCCAACTTGAAAGTTCGTTCAAGGCTAAAACAGAAGGTGGCAGAGCGGAGAAGCAGTCCCCTCCTGCGTCGCAAGGATGGGACTGTTATTAGCACCTTTAAGAAGAGAGCTGTTGAGATCACAG CGTCGTCCGTGTGTAACAGCGCACCAGGCTCCGGCCCCAGCTCTCCTAACAGCTCCCACAGCACCATCGCTGAGAATGGCTTTACTGGCTCAGTCCCCAACATCCCTACCGAG ATGCTCCCCCAGCACCGAGCCCTCCCTCTGGACAGCTCCCCCAACCAGTTCAGCCTCTACACATCTCCCTCTCTGCCTAACATCTCCCTAGGGCTGCAGGCCACGGTCACTGTCACCAACTCGCACCTCACC gCCTCCCCGAAGCTGTCAACGCAGCAGGAGGCCGAGAGGCAGGCCCTCCAGTCCCTGCGGCAGGGTGGCATGCTGACCGGCAAGTTCATGAGCACATCCTCTATCCCTGGCTGCCTGCTGGGCGTGGCACTGGAGGGCGACGGGAGCCCCCATGGACATGCCTCCCTGCTGCAGCACGTGCTACTGCTGGAGCAGGCCCGGCAGCAGAGCACCCTCATTGCTG TGCCACTCCACGGGCAGTCCCCACTAGTGACGGGTGAACGTGTGGCCACCAGCATGCGGACAGTGGGCAAGCTCCCACGGCATCGGCCCCTGAGCCGCACTCAGTCCTCACCGCTGCCGCAGAGTCCCCAGGCCCTGCAGCAGCTGGTCATGCAACAGCAGCACCAGCAGTTCCTggagaagcagaagcagcagcagctgcagctgggCAAG ATCCTCACCAAAACAGGGGAGCTGCCCAGGCAGCCCACCACCCACCCTGAGGAAACAGAGGAGGAGCTGACGGAGCAGCAGGAGGCCTTGCTGGGGGAGGGAGCCCTGACCATGCCCCGGGAGGGCTCCACAGAGAGTGAGAGCACACAGGAagacctggaggaggaggaggaggaggaggaagaggatggggaggaggaggattgCATCCAGGTCAAGGACGAGGAGGGTGAGAGTGGTGCTGAGGAGGGGCCCAACTCGGAGGAGCCCAGTGCTGGTTACAAAAAG CTATTCTCAGATGCCCAAcagctgcagccactgcaggtgtaCCAGGCACCCCTCAGCCTGGCCACTGTGCCTCACCAGGCCCTGGGCCGCACGCAGTCCTCCCCTGCTGCCCCTGGAGGCATGAAGAGCCctccagaccagcctgtgaaACACCTGTTCACCACAG GCCCCATCAGCCAGAAGATGTATGCCGTGCTGCCTTGTGGGGGCATCGGG GTGGACAGCGACACTGTGTGGAATGAGATGCACTCCTCCAGTGCTGTGCGCATGGCGGTGGGCTGCCTGCTGGAGCTGGCCTTCAAGGTGGCTGCGGGAGAGCTTAAG AATGGATTTGCCATCATCCGGCCCCCAGGACACCACGCCGAGGAGTCCACAGCCAT GGGATTCTGCTTTTTCAACTCCGTAGCCATCACAGCAAAACTCCTACAACAGAAGTTGAACGTGGGCAAGGTTCTCATCGTGGACTGG GACATTCACCACGGCAATGGCACCCAGCAGGCATTCTACAACGACCCCTCTGTGCTCTACATCTCTCTGCATCGCTATGACAACGGGAACTTCTTTCCAGGCTCTGGGGCTCCTGAAGAG GTTGGTGGAGGGCCAGGCGTGGGGTACAATGTGAATGTGGCATGGACAGGAGGTGTGGACCCCCCCATTGGAGACGTGGAGTACCTTACAGCCTTCAG GACAGTGGTGATGCCCATTGCCCACGAGTTCTCACCTGACGTGGTCctagtctctgccgggtttgaTGCTGTTGAAGGACATCTGTCACCACTGGGTGGCTACTCTGTCACTGCCAGAT GTTTTGGCCACTTGACCAGGCAGCTGATGACCCTGGCAGAGGGCCGGGTGGTGCTGGCCCTGGAGGGAGGCCACGACTTGACCGCCATCTGTGATGCCTCTGAGGCTTGTGTCTCGGCTCTGCTCAGTGTAGAG CTGCAGCCCTTGGATGAGGCAGTCTTGCAGCAAAAGCCCAATATCAATGCAGTGGCCACACTAGAGAAAGTCATCGAGATCCAGA GCAAACACTGGAGCTGTGTGCAGAAGTTCGCCGCTGGTCTGGGCCGTTCCCTgcgggaggcccaggcaggtgagaCCGAGGAGGCTGAGACTGTGAGCGCCATGGCCTTGCTGTCAGTGGGGGCTGAGCAGGTCCAGGCTGCGGCAGCCCGGGAGCACAGCCCCAG GCCGGCAGAGGAGCCCATGGAGCAGGAGCCTGCCCTGTGA